The sequence tctttcaaatttatatataaacatatatacatacacacacacaaacacatgctcaatTATAAAACACAGGCATGCATCAACAAGTGTGAAGACATGTGGCTTGGTTGTTAGGATATTCAGTTCACAATCATAagatcctgagttcaattcccaacttagcattgagtccttgagcaagatactttattttacattgctctagtccactcagctggcaaaaaatgaattgtacctgtatttcaaagaggccagatttgtcacactctgtgccacaCTGAGCTTCCTTgtgaactaagttaagggtacatgtgtctgtggagtactcagccatttacatgttaatttcatgagcagcggcggtgccccagtatggctgcggccttcgggctaaaacatttttttttaaggatttaaggctGTTCCTTTGAGTGGTGGATCAATTGAAACCCTTGCCGTTGTAACTGACAAAGTACCATCTTGACTACCATGGCCAGAcatgagcaaaaaaaaataaagttcctTCCTGTATCATACAGACTCATAGAGCTAGTTTCTGGGTTTCCATGGAGTATATATTCTCCATACCCTGGCCAGAACACCAGTTCGTTGCACTGCAGCAAAGCGATTAGAAGtgcttgcttaagaacacaatgcattgcccgatAGAGGTATCAAAGCCACAAGCTTACCATCATGAGTCCAgcaacctaaccactaagacatgtGCCTCCACCTAGACACGTATGTGACTTACATCAAAAAATGATGGAACACACAAAAAATGCATTTTAGAAATTCTATTGTCTCCTTTAATAAAGGATTTGTGGGACGtacaaagcaccatccaatcatagccgtttgccagcctcgtctggcacctgtgctggtggcacataaagagcacccactacactcacagagtggttggcgttaggaagggcatccagccatagaaacattgccagatcagtctgggcctggtgcagccttctggcttcccagaccccagttgaaccgtccaacccatgctagcatggaaagcggacgctaaacgatgataatgatgcatTCTTAGAAgtcttttatttgattttccaaTATTGTGTACATGCTTTGGTATTTTTATAATGTTTATGCTACTAGACATAATTCCTAAGACTGACACAAAgttagaaacattaaaaaaacaatgtACAATCACAAAAGATGTAACTCAAAACAGCATAAACTGAGGTAACAAACGATTAACtgaatgaacacacatacatatataatattaataaaattcagGATATATATCAAGGTATATTATtctttataaaacatacacatatttcattaaattaactGTTCATTACAGCATTACATAATCCTATTAAAACCTCCTCAGTGTTtagcaaaaaatacaaaaactggtGTTgagtgctcaatatatatatatatatatatattatatatatatatatatatgtatatatatgtatatatatatatatatgtatatatatatatatatatatgtgtgtgtatggttgtgtggtgagtagcttgcttaccaaccacatggttccaggttcagtcccactgtgtgggaccatcaacaagtgtcttctaatagagctttgggccgaccaaagccttgtaagtggatttggtagacagaaactgaaagaagcccgtcgtatatatgtacatgtgtgtgagtgtctgtgtttgtccccaccaacatcgctgggtataaacctgaacttgtaatcttgtatgcacatatgtatgtatatactcttcactcttttacttgtttcagtcatttgactgcggccatgctggagcaccgcctttagtcgagcaaatcgaccccggcacttattcttttctaagcccggtacttattctatcagtctcttttgccgaaccgctaagtgacggggacgtaaacacaccagcatcggttgtcaagcaatgctagggggacaaacacagacacacaagcacatacacacacacacatatatatatatatatatatatacacatatatacgacaggcttctttcagtttccgtctaccaaatccactcacaaggcattggtcggcccgggtctatagcagaagacacatgcccaagatgccacgcagtgggactgaacccgaaaccatttgGCTGGTTAGCCTagtgtgtaaaaatttagtcaatagactatatattattcatataaatacagtgtacatttaaacataagaGGTACCCATCAAAGGATTCCTTGCATGCTAGAGAGGtcagttaaattccaaactacttatccctaatagtggtttcgaATTTAACTATCCTCTCTAGTGTGCAAAGAATCCTATGATGAGTACGTCTTGTGTGTTGAAATGTACACTGTATCTATATATCGTTTAATGTATATAGTATAACGATATGAGCTGCCAACAGTTTCTTACATTGGAGACAAAAAGCATTTTGCGAAAAGCTGCTTAGACCCATGTCTCCAATGCAAAAAACTATAAGTAGCTTGAatctttatactgtgtacattataTGATATTCATTTCTCACTGGGTGGagtagttgtttgtttttgttgatcttaccataaTGTAACACTAAActatatgtagttgtgtgtgtgtatatatatatataatatatatatatatatatattatatatatattatatatatatatattatatatatatatatatatatatatatataatatatatatatatatatatataatatatatatatatatatatatatatataatatatataatatatatatatatacacacacacacacagatagacaaacaaacagacatcgataaatagataaatatgaatataaatagatattcattataaacatatatatatagagacagataggtacgtacatacatacttcagaTAAGatcattataaaaaaagaaaaaaaaatggaaaatagtaATGAGTATGAGAAAGTACTCACAGATTCATACTcatcttcattttttaaatgctGTGTAATAAACTTCACAGCCTCTGATGCACGTATAATGTGTGGTGTCATCGAAAATTGTTCAACATTATCAGGCTCTCTCCGGATATAATCTGTGGAGGTAGATTTGGAGTTGAGCTTGCAGTTTGGGTGATGAATTTCGTGCAACTCCAGTAAGTCTGCACGTCTTGCCGCTGCAGCAGAGTAATGTCGTGGCTGCTCAGGAACGGTCACCTCTTCCACCTGAGGTTGACTCTTCTTTTTACTTTGCCAGCGATCGTCGTGGTCTGGCCGTTCCATGAATaaaatttttggaagataataaagaaagaCAACACGTATCCAGGTTGGCATTTTGTGCGTGCGTGGTGTGCGGTAATTTCTGTTTATAATGATAACGGTTAGAACGATGGCAAAAATATTCATGATGAAAGTGAAAAGGAGATACTTGGCAATAAGAGGAATAGTCAGAGAAGGGGGTAAAATTTTGGAAACCAACAGTAAAAATACAACCAGGGCCAGTAAAATGGATATACAAAGTGTCATCTTTTCTCCAGCGTCTGCAGGaagtgcaaacacacatacactaacaaaaGATATAAGAACGCAGGGTATGATCAAGTTGACAGTATAGAACAATGTCTTTCGGCGAAGAATCAAAGTGAACACAACTAAGGTCTTTTTCACGCCGGTCTCCTTCTCAGTGATAGTCGACACTTTACCGGGGCAATCAACAATATCCCAGGTACCGCTGGCGAGGTAATCCGTAAAATCCAGTTTGTCACCCTGCTTCCATATAAATGTCAACTGGTCTCCATTGAACGTCCATGAACCAAACTTCATCTCACAGCTTTGCTGGTCAAATGGAAAATATTCTACATCTATTGTGCAAGAACTTTGGTAAATAGCAGGAGGAATCCAAGTTACATTGCTCATATTATCAATTACAGCATTTGGTTTGTATGAAACTTCATAGTTGCCATCAGCACtacaagacaagaaagaaatagaaacagtggcatttttaataagaaacaatatatcttttaaaacaaGTGCATGAAGACTTAACcccttcattactgtatttattttcagatgctctttgtttctttcaattactttaaatataacaaagaatttagtaaaatatcttagttatcattcagctagtattaggaacataaattgtgactaaggtttggtggaagattttaattcaaaacttgtgaaaataagacatttgtactcagagccagagccggtttaggccaggttggtaatgaaagggttaaatgaatggATAATGTCTGTGATAGATTCTTCAAAAGATCATTGTGCCTAAATTCTTGGATATTAGCAGGAAAACATGGAATATGTGGAAAGgggaagaaagtaagaaagaaagggagaaaaggtaagtagatagacagatagatgcatgTTGTTGAAATAATATAAAACGAAACATCAAATATCAATTGATTTTTTacataaaagaagcaaaatataacATTATGGAATTTAATAGTTAATTATACATTTGTCTTGAATTTTACCCTTTTTTTCACAAAATTACAACTTCATGAAATTTGAGTAAATTTAACCAGACTTTTGGAACAAATTTGCTAACAATAACAATGAGAAAAATCTTCATTGTTGCTTCTAAAACTGGAAAAGCTCACAAGAATTTGAATAAAATCCATACTTTAGTCTCCATTCTTTCCTTAGatgacacaaaaaaataaaattttcaaactaCATGACTGTGTGACCAAGGCACAACACGAGGATATATTTTGGCAGAGAGGATTTGAAGAAGCAACAAAATGGTATTAATATCAACCAGATATTGTAACAGAATAACCAGTATAAGGTTTCATGGGGTTTTGCTATATAGACTGATCGTAAAATTCATGCCTGATGACCAGTTGTTATGGTTCTGGACAAGAGGAAGAGAGGGTGTATCAACCGAGATGTGGCTCTGTCTGCAGACAAGAAGGTTGCAGTCAAAGAACAGGAGGAAATAAGAAAATACCAGGATTCAGTTAGGGAAATATGAAGACTACAGAGGATTTCTACCAAAGTAATCccagttgtcataggtgccctaagtACTTATTGAGACTAATGTAACTATAAGAGTTGTATAGATTCAGAAATCTGCTCGTTTGGGAACATAAAGGGATTGGAAGAAAGAGCCTCGGTATATATGGAAACTGGTTGTGACCTAATATCAAAGACATTGGTTCCAAATATAAAACATTAGTGGCACAccatgaataatgataataataatcctttctatcaataggcacaaagcctgaaatttcaggtgaggagttaagtcaatttcatcaaccccagtactcaactggtccttaatttattgaccccgaaaggatgaaaggcaaagctgaccttggtggaatttgaacttgcaatgtagcagcagacaaaataccactaagaattttgccaagcatgctaacgattctgccaatttgccacctttacaatgataataatttcatgaggctaaacatctctgaaagtttcatccgaattcatcctgcagttcttgagatatctctgcagacaaacaaacaaacaaacatgactgaaaacaattagggaagcactccatcggttacgacgatgagggttccggttggtccgatcaacggaacagcctgctcgtgaaattaacgtgtaagtggctgagcactccacagacacgtgtacccttaacttagttctcggggatattcagcgtgacacaaagagtgacaaggccagccctttgaaatacaggtacaacagaaacaggaagtaagagtgagagaaagttgtggtgaaagagtacagcagggatcaccaccatcctctgctggagcctcatggagtttttaggtgttttcgctcaataaacactcacaacgcccggtctgggaatcgaaaccgtgatcctacgactgcgagtccgctgccctaaccactgggccattgcgcctccactactgaaaacaataccttcacCATCGATAaggcgaagatgatgataataacaataataataataataatgatttcaaatttttgccacaagtgcaacttgggggaggggattaagaaatacctatttctttactacccacaaggggctaaacacagagaggacaaacaaggacagacaaacggattaagttgattatatcgacccagtgtgtaactggtacttaatttatcgaccccgaaagacagaaaggcaaagtcgacctcggcggaatttgaactcagaacataacggcagacaaaataccgct comes from Octopus sinensis unplaced genomic scaffold, ASM634580v1 Contig15197, whole genome shotgun sequence and encodes:
- the LOC115230289 gene encoding acetylcholine receptor subunit beta-like 1; protein product: MSNVTWIPPAIYQSSCTIDVEYFPFDQQSCEMKFGSWTFNGDQLTFIWKQGDKLDFTDYLASGTWDIVDCPGKVSTITEKETGVKKTLVVFTLILRRKTLFYTVNLIIPCVLISFVSVCVFALPADAGEKMTLCISILLALVVFLLLVSKILPPSLTIPLIAKYLLFTFIMNIFAIVLTVIIINRNYRTPRTHKMPTWIRVVFLYYLPKILFMERPDHDDRWQSKKKSQPQVEEVTVPEQPRHYSAAAARRADLLELHEIHHPNCKLNSKSTSTDYIRREPDNVEQFSMTPHIIRASEAVKFITQHLKNEDEYESVLDDWKYIAMVLDRLLLYIFLAVTFGGTVGILMNAPHIFEYVDQDAIIKAIMKENARNTPA